One Salmo salar chromosome ssa01, Ssal_v3.1, whole genome shotgun sequence DNA window includes the following coding sequences:
- the LOC106605349 gene encoding homeobox protein OTX2-A, which translates to MKEHLYLHTDHLQIPTPLGYHQPNGTMWKDTSIDVPGQVAITGASSRSTNRRKRTSFSKEHVELLRLTFETDPYPGISLRESLSQKTGLPESRIQVWFQNRRARTLKCKGAKKFLCQSDSGLRSPGGFTPVQDPVSQPRTKGTGATQHSLAPLSTPPCLPPAYPAQVKEEDYFFYGHYLPPYPGAEETGLNNSLFGFRQARVLGYSSSTHLKSPGHQMVQGAWPQAVDQTTPVQSMWRPSPLEVRNYSSGSSNAFLYHRSAEQQPFYNNPQEAYGGPISQAPATPDSGCWEVGQENTPPMEGQGSRLDSSWRMAMSTPEYPGQAPHNDPLPELPAMSLQEILGELEGEWQEGDGLDSHPNGDKLVYC; encoded by the exons ATGAAGGAGCATCTATACCTACACACAGACCACCTACAGATTCCTACACCTCTTGGATACCATCAACCAAACGGGACCATGTGGAAGGACACCAGCATCG ATGTCCCAGGACAGGTGGCCATTACCGGAGCCTCGTCCCGGAGTACCAACCGTAGAAAGAGGACCAGCTTCTCCAAAGAGCATGTGGAGCTACTCCGTCTCACCTTTGAGACAGACCCTTACCCTGgcatcagcctgagagagagccTGTCCCAGAAAACAGGGCTACCTGAATCTCGTATCCAG GTGTGGTTCCAGAACAGGAGGGCTCGGACTCTGAAATGTAAGGGAGCTAAGAAGTTTCTGTGCCAGTCAGACTCTGGCTTACGCTCCCCTGGTGGGTTCACCcctgtccaggatccagtttcccAGCCCCGCACCAAGGGGACAGGGGCTACCCAGCACAGCCTTGCCCCTCTGTCCACCCCCCCCTGCCTGCCCCCTGCCTACCCCGCCCAGGTGAAGGAGGAGGATTACTTTTTCTATGGACACTACCTTCCACCCTACCCTGGAGCGGAGGAGACTGGCCTCAACAACTCCCTGTTTGGGTTTAGGCAGGCCAGGGTGCTGGGATACAGCTCCAGCACGCACCTGAAGAGCCCCGGGCACCAGATGGTTCAAGGAGCCTGGCCCCAGGCGGTTGACCAGACGACCCCAGTCCAGTCCATGTGGAGACCTTCTCCTCTGGAGGTGAGGAACTACAGCTCAGGCTCCAGCAACGCCTTCCTCTACCATCGCTCAGCCGAACAGCAGCCCTTCTACAACAACCCCCAGGAAGCCTATGGAGGCCCCATTTCCCAGGCCCCAGCCACCCCGGATTCCGGCTGCTGGGAGGTTGGACAAGAGAACACCCCTCCGATGGAAGGCCAAGGTTCCCGATTGGATAGCTCCTGGAGAATGGCTATGTCTACCCCAGAATACCCAGGACAAGCCCCGCACAATGACCCCTTGCCAGAGCTCCCGGCCATGTCCCTGCAGGAGATCCTGGGAGAGCTGGAGGGAGAGTGGCAGGAGGGAGATGGACTGGACAGCCACCCCAATGGGGACAAACTGGTTTACTGCTGA
- the tmem254 gene encoding transmembrane protein 254 has product MAKSDGCHYFRRTSIFWITTVALSLGYFTWTVFWPQQVPYDNLGPLGTLSRYLVDNYHSLMYKGWWATWVIHVAEALVAMKVCSDKGVDGTMTRCLWFVQTVLFGFASLGLLLKYKPDHRTKQH; this is encoded by the exons ATGGCCAAAAGCGATGGGTGTCATTATTTTAGAAGAACCAGTATTTTTTGGATAACTACAGTGGCGCTTTCGCTGGGATACTTCACA TGGACAGTGTTCTGGCCACAGCAGGTCCCCTATGACAACCTGGGTCCACTTGGTACCCTGTCCAGATACCTGGTGGACAATTACCATTCTCTCATGTACAAAGG ATGGTGGGCAACCTGGGTCATCCACGTGGCAGAAGCCCTTGTTGCCATGAAGGTCTGCAG TGACAAAGGGGTGGACGGCACAATGACACGTTGCCTCTGGTTTGTCCAGACGGTGCTGTTTGGCTTTGCGTCTCTCGGCCTGCTTCTCAAATACAAACCTGACCACAGGACCAAACAACACTGA